The stretch of DNA TAATCAACCAGGCAAGCAGAGCAAGTAACCAGCTAATGCTATTTGGACCGGCATTAAGTGATGCTAATGGGCCAACAATTCCTACAAGACCAAAGCCTGCAGAAGCTGGAGTGCCGCAAATGTGCCACAGAGCGACGGGCAGTGCGGAAACAGTGGCAGTAATAATGATTGGTAACATGATAATTGGATGTCTAAATAAGTTAGGAATCATCATTTTCATGGCACCTAATGCAACAGCAATCGTGACACCAGCCTTATTGACTTTCCATGAATGAACGACTAGCACAATTGTTGTTGCTGCCACGCCCATTGCTGCTGCACCAGCGGCAATGCCGTTCAATTGAATCGCCATACCGATAGCTACGGTTGAAACAGGGGTAACAATTAATAAGGCAAACATCCATGCAATTAGCACACACATCAAGACAGGTTGTAGCTTAGTAAACGAGTCGATAATGGCGCCAAGTCCCGTAGTAATTTTGCTTACGAATGGCAATATTAAATAGCCAAGATAAGCCGAACCGCCGCCGACAACAATTGGACTTAGGACAATCTTAACGGAACCAAAAGCATTACCAATTAATATTGTCAGGAAAACTGCAATAGCAGCCGTAATCATTGTGTTAATTAGATCGCCAGTTCCGGCTGAG from Lactobacillus sp. ESL0785 encodes:
- a CDS encoding PTS sugar transporter subunit IIC, whose amino-acid sequence is MNNTKQSVTVKDFFNKVLSGTATGIIVGLIPNAVLSAILKLCGNNAFTLGLTHVLLVFQVATPLLIGALIAYQFNFAPIDIAIVAGASYVGSGVTQFNAQAINPATKQAGIFISAGTGDLINTMITAAIAVFLTILIGNAFGSVKIVLSPIVVGGGSAYLGYLILPFVSKITTGLGAIIDSFTKLQPVLMCVLIAWMFALLIVTPVSTVAIGMAIQLNGIAAGAAAMGVAATTIVLVVHSWKVNKAGVTIAVALGAMKMMIPNLFRHPIIMLPIIITATVSALPVALWHICGTPASAGFGLVGIVGPLASLNAGPNSISWLLALLAWLIIPAAVALACRFILDKMLHVYDEKVAFAYLGE